The genomic DNA GGCAGCAACTTTATTGGGACAATCAACTGGTATCGCAAAAGTCTGCGAGTGCTTCCGACCAAGCCTTTCATATCCATTCATTTGAACTGACAACGCACACATCCGTCCCGACTGAAACCAATACTAACGATGACGAAACCGTTAAGCCAAGTATTGGTTCACTTCCAGTACGATTAGAAATCGATGTTAACTGGCAGCCATTCCAGCTTGATTACTGCTTATTAATTGATGATGAAACCATCACCCAAGGGCAAAGAACCGTTGAAGAGATTGAACGTCAAACCCCTGAAGTCGCCGCGGTAAAAACTCAAAAAATCAGTGTTGTTGGACTTGCATCATTAGGTTTTAAACTGTTAAAAAGTGCCAAAGTGGTTAAAGTCCTTTTTGCTGGAGCTAGTGTTGCAGCCTATTCTTGGCTATTTTCATTTCAATTTGCCTTAGCACTCATCGGTTGCTTAATGTTCCATGAATACGGTCATATTCGAGCAATGAAGCATTTCGGTATGAAAACAAAAGGTATCTATTTAATCCCTTTTGTTGGTGGCTTAGCGTTAAGTGATGAGCGGATCAACACCCGTTGGCAAGACGTGTATATTTCAATTATGGGCCCCACTTTTGGGCTGATTTTATCAATTATTTGTGTCGGACTTTATTGGATAACAGGTAACATATTCTTTGCTGGGTTAGCGGCATTCAATGCCCTGCTAAATCTATTTAATTTACTGCCCATTTTACCGCTTGATGGCGGCCATATTCTGAAAAGTATTAGCTTCTCCATGAACAGCTTAATTGGCCTGGTCGCCTGTGCCGCGGGTGCCGCTATAGGGGTCTTTATCAGCTATAGCTTAGGCTTAGCGCTTCTCGGCTTTTTGCTGCTTATTGGCAGTATCGAAATCATTGTCGAATGGCGTGGACGCCACCAAAGCCATTTATTACCCTTAGATCGTTACGGACAAATTTTCTCTACCGTATGGTATTTGCTCACAGTGGCAAGCTTAGTAGGTATTATTTGGTACTTTGCCGCTTCAGGCGACGAGATGTTGGCCATTCCACTGCAGATTTTAGGCAGCTAATTAACCGCCCATATAATGAGTTCCTATTACAACGTTTCTATTTCAGAGAACTCAAAACGGATAATAATAATGCCTGCAATATGCAGGCATTATTATAGCTGTTTTACAAAGCAACACCGAGAGGATTTAGTATCAAAACGGGGGGTTGATAACATCACATTAGTGGGTTATCGAAAACACCTTGGTCATCACCTTATACAGTTCAGTCCCTTGGTGAACTGACGCTGAAGCAAAGTGTAAAATTGGCACGCAATCCATGGGTAAACTAATGGCTTGATAAGCCTGTTCAGTGCCATAAAGATCAATGCGTAAAATATTCACCAATGGTTGCCCTGCTGCTAACGGCTCACCCAGTACCGCGCGATATTCGATTAAACCAGCTTTAGGTGCATGAAACTTTTTGTAGTCACATAAGTAACAACCAAATCGAGGCATATCTGCTGGAGTGACTTTTTCAGCAATCACACCACGATAACTTAAATAAGCCAATATGCCTTTGGCATCTTCTAACGCGTCGGCTAAATCAATTCGTTCTTGACTGGCGAGCTCTAAGGTAAATGCAGACACGGGTACCGAAAACTCACGACCTTGGCTCGCGGCATATTCGGTTAACTGCCACCATGGACAAAACGTGGCTTCATCCATCGCTCCGCCAAAACTATTAGGCATAATCAGCGTGTATGGGATCGAAAAAAATCTCGCCGCATCCGCATCATACTCAGGGCAATACAAATGCTTGCACGACTTAGGCCCAGTATGTAAATCAAGCACTATATCTGCTTGATGTGCCATGGTTTGTAAACTCACAGCCAACCGATGACCGGTAGAGAGCCCAAAAGGGAGCTCCAATCGAGCCTGACAAGCTCCAACCAACATTGAACGATAAGCCTGAAACAGTTCATTATCGTTTAAATGTTGATGCTCGGTATACCAAGCTTGCACCTTGATGTTGTGATCAAAATACTCTCGGTTCCAATTCACCCCAGTTATCGGATCAAACCGTCCTAAGGTAAACTCACCACTCTTTTGATTAATCCCTAATGGATTGGCCAATGGCGCAAGCGTAATATCACCTAGTACTTGATAACCTTCTAACAAGGTCATCAGTTGATAAATCACTGCATTTCCCTGCACTTCGGCACCATGAACATTGGCCTGAATATAAACGCTGGGCGAAAACAACTCACTGCCAGAGAATGTATATAACGGCACGGTCAATGCTTGCCCCGTCGCCAGTTCTCCGACCTGCACTGACGATTGTATTGCTTTAGTCATATGATGATACCAATCTCATTAAATATCTGGTCAGTTCAGAGTCTCTCAGGTTTTTCAATTCAAGGCGCATTGATGTAGAAATGGTTGTTCCCTTTTAAATCGATGCAACACAGAAGTGGAATACCTGAGAGACTCCATTCTGGCGGGTTTCAAAGTACTTTATGCTTCGTTAGATATTTTCAAAATACGACGGCATGGATGCTGGAGGTAGAGTAACGCAGGAGCTTGTTACCGAGAATAACTATTCGCTTCAATCATCTGCCTTGCCTACAGCACTTTGAACTCCCGCTGAAAGATCGCATATTTAATAGGATTGGTATTACTCAAACAGATTTTGATGCAAGGCATTAACCACTTGCGCCGCTTCCGACTCTGCCACTAGGACACATAAATTATGTGGGCTGGCGCCTTGGCAAATCATCCTTACATTATGGTTTTCCAGCACCTTAAATACGCGACTACAAACACCCGCAGTCGATGCAATACGATTACCTATAATGGCGATTAAGGCTAAGTTCTCTTCGACGCGAACACCACAATGCTGCGATAACTCTTGCAATAATGACTCACTTAACAAGCCGTGTCCGCTCGAATCAGAACCGGTTTTATCTAAGGTCAATGCCACGTTAACTTCAGAGGTGGTAATGAGATCCACCGAAATTTTATGTCGAGCTAAAGTCGCAAACGTTTCTGCTAAAAAACCCTGAGCATGTAACATTTGTAAGCTATGCAAGTTAAGTAATGTTTGATCGCGGCGCAATGCCACAGCTCTAAATACTGGGGTATCGTCTACTTGATGGCGGATCCAAGTTCCGCCCATTTCAGGGGCTTTACTTGATCCCACAAACACCTGAATTTTTTGTCTCACAGCCGGTAAAATGGTGGCGGGATGCAATACTTTAGCGCCAAAGGTGGCCATCTCAGCCGCCTCATTAAAGCTAATTTCGGCAATGGGACGCGCATTAGGGGCAAGCCGTGGATCAGTGGTATAAATACCGGCGACATCGGTCCAAATTTCAACCGCTGTGGCACGGAGCGCTTCAGCCAGTAATGCCGCCGAATAATCACTGCCACCACGGCCTAATGTTGTGGTTCGGCCACTGTCATCAGCTCCAATAAATCCTTGGGTGACAATGATATAACGAGCAAGTAAGGGTTTTAAAAAATCACCAGCAAGCGTTGAAATGACTTCAATCTGTGGTTCTGCACGGCCAAAATAGCTGTCGGTACGCAGCACCTGACGCACATCGAAATGATTTGAAGCGGTGCCTTTTTCCCGAATAACCGCTGAAAATAAAATCGATGAACATTGCTCACCCGTTGACAGCAATTCGTCCATAATCGCTTTGCTGCGATCAAGTTCTAACGATTCACTTAATACTGACATTCGGCTCAGAATTTTATCAATACTGGCCGCCACGTCTTGTGGACGGCCTAATTCATCGAGAATCGCATATTGAATTTGAGCAATTTGCTTAAGGAGTACTAGTCGTCGTTCATCGTTGACATTAGCTTGAGTCAGCTCAACTAATAAATTGGTGACACCACTGGAGGCACTCACCACCACGAGACGAGTGGCTTGGTTAGCCAAGACAATATTGGCACAACGACTCATAGAGGCGTAATCAGCAACCGACGTACCGCCAAATTTGGCTACGACTAATTCTGATGTGGCTATTTCAGGCACCACGGTTTCAAGAACAACAGTTTCAGAGATAATGCTCATACTGATGCCTCCGCAGTTTGCCAAAGACTAGAAAATAAGACGTGATTTACTAACATGATATACGCTCCGAACACACTACGTTCGAAGAGCCTGGTGCTAAGATAACGCACCCTTATAGAAGGGAAACAGCAATCATCACCAGAAGCTCTCCACCAAAAAAAGGTGACAATCGTTAGGATTCAGCCTAAACGACCGATATCAATGTTCGCCAAACAAACTGATACCTCGGCGCTAATCTCCATCATAAGTTGTCATCGGACTGGCATCCTCTCACTTACTACCTAGTTAACGCTCCTCTTCTGTTTCTCCCGAAGGAGAGCTGTTGAAAATAGCAACAAATGCCCTAACAAGTCAATCAACAAACCCAGTAAAAAAACACTGTTTTGATAAAAATATCTTTGTTGTTAGATAATCTGTCGTAGCGATAGCGGATCTGTCATTGTTCTATATTAGAAAAAAGCCAATATATACGCAAAAAAAACCAAATAACGCAATTAATCGAGACAATATATATTTTATTGTCTCGATTAATGACTCAAAACATTCAGTAGCGATTAAGCGCTCTAAATTAACCCAGCGCTCATCCAGTATAGAAACTAATCTCTGGCAGTTCATTAACCAGCCGTAATCGCTGATTAAATGCGCCCATTTCAACGTCAGGTTTGATGGTATCAAGACACGCAACCAGAGATATCAAACCTTGATTAACGTAATAAATTGCATGTTGATTAAACTCTCTTCCTAGCTCAACAGCCTGTTCTTTATCAATAAAAACTGCCCAGCTTTTTTCCATATGTGACCAATCAGCGGCCGCACCGATTAAGGCACGATAGGGCCGATTATACTGTTGGATTTTAGATTGAAGCTGATGATCAAGTAAACGATTTTGACTCGGTGAGAGGCTAGTCCCCCGGGGGTTATGAGCGGTAACTATAGCAAATGGGAAATCATTAGAAAGGCGTTGGGTGAACAAAAAATGAGTCGTTTGATATTCATACCACAATGTATCGATAACATTTTCCATAATATTTTTTCGTTAATTAAGCCAAAATGAGTCTAACAATTAGGTTAGATATCGAAAAGATTTGCGATCTAATCACCAGTTTAATACTTAAAAATCATTTATTATTATCAACTTAGTAATATTAATCTTTTATATACTTGACTGTTATATTAATTTTTTAACATTTAATTTGTTAACAAATGCCTAAAACGAGTACAATAGCATCACGCACTATTAAATCATTGTAGCAAAGTTGGCTACATACACCTGAAAATCTCAGCATATATTGTTGTGAGCGTGAAGATTTATTGATGTAAAGTTTACAGTCGTACTAAATTTGTTCTACATTTGATAACACATTAATACGATTAAATAAGTTTGCGACAGGAAGGAACTATCTTTCTAAATGGCATTCATAGTAAGTAAGCCTAGGTGCAACAAATTTTACACCACTTTTTACACCATCATGCATAAGTGTAAACGCGTACCTTAGCGTAATGGCAATTAGTTAACGCAAGCAGACTCAGTAACCCGCATTAAGCGTTACGTCATCGAGTTTATAGAGAGTGTTTAATTCAGGGTAGACATAGATAAACACCCAAAAATATCGGAATAATAGCGCATATGTTAACGCGCTATTGCAATCTATTAGCACACCGTGGCTAGAATCGAATTTTATAAAATCAGGTATATATTATGCAAAATCCGCACATTTTAATTGTTGAAGATGAAGCAGTAACTCGTAATACATTGCGCAGTATTTTTGAAGCTGAAGGCTATGTTGTCACCGAAGCCAATGACGGCGCAGAAATGCATAGAGCCATGCAAGAAAACAAGATAAACCTTGTTGTTATGGACATTAACTTACCAGGTAAAAACGGCTTATTATTAGCACGTGAACTACGTGAAATTAATAACATCGGTCTTATTTTCTTGACCGGTCGAGATAATGAAGTTGATAAAATTTTAGGGCTTGAAATTGGTGCCGATGACTATATCACTAAACCATTCAACCCTCGCGAATTAACGATCCGTGCCCGTAACCTGTTAACTCGCGTTAATAATGCGGCGGCAGAGACCGAAGAAAAAGGTTCTGTTGAGTTTTACCGCTTTAACGGCTGGAGCCTAGAAATTAATAGCCGCTCTTTGGTTACTCCACAAGGTGAATCTTACAAGTTACCACGCAGCGAATTTCGTGCGATGCTTCATTTTGTTGAAAATCCAGGCAAGATTTTAACTCGTGCTGATTTACTGCTAAAAATGACCGGCCGTGAGTTAAAACCCCACGACCGCACTGTTGATGTAACGATCCGTCGTATCCGTAAGCACTTTGAAAGCTTACCTGACACGCCAGAAATCATCGCGACTATTCACGGTGAAGGCTATCGTTTTTGTGGCGACTTAGAAGCTTAATCCGCTTAAGTTAACCGTTTAAGTTAACCGTTTAAGTTAACCGCAATAAAAAACCAGGTGGGTCTCACCTGGTTTTTTTATGTCTGCTTTTTAACTAATCATTTAAAAAGATATCGCTTATTTCAACTGTTGATCTAAAAATGCCGCTAATGATTTATACAAATAATTACGGACTTTCTCACCGCGCATTGAATGCTTAGACCCCGGGTAATCCATCATCTGGAACAATTTACCTTCATCTTGTAATGCCTTATACACTCGAGTGCTGTTTTCAAACAGTACATTGTCATCAGCCATGCCGTGATACATCAATAAGCCCGACTGATAATCTTTGACGTAAGGTAAAATACTGCTGGCGTCGTAACCTTGTTTATTGGTTTCTGGGTTGCCCATATAACGTTCAGTGTAATGGGTATCGTACAAACGCCAATCGGTTACTGGCGCCCCTGCTATAGCGGCTTTAAAATAACCTGGCGCCTTAAACTGACTCATTAACGCCATGTAGCCGCCATAACTGTGGCCATAAATGGCAATGTTATCACCATCAACGAAAGGTAAACTGCGTAAATAATCTACCCCGACCTTTTGGTCACTCACTTCCGCATCACCCATATTTTGATAAATTACATGCTCAAATTGAGTACCTCGATGAGCCGAACCCCGATTATCTAACTGGAATACAACATAACCTTGCTGCAGTAAATACTGAGTAAAATAATCCGCTTCGCTCCAGCTATTGACCACTAACTGCGCATGCGGCCCACCGTATACCCTAACCACAACCGGATACTGTTTAGCTGCATCAAAAGGAACCGGTTTAAATAATCGATACTGCAGTGCTTGGTTATCTTCAGCGGTTACTTGACCAAACTCAGGCATTTGCCATAAACCCGCATAATCATTCAGAGGATGGTTGTTATCAATTTCATTTTGCTCAACCCAAGCTAAATGCTTGCCAGTATCATTGTGTAAACTTATTTGTGGCGGTTGCTGTAAGCTACTAAAGTAATCTAAATAAACCGGCTTTTTATCCGCAAATACTGCCTCATGCATACCTGATGCTTGGCTAATTCGCTCAATGGAGTCCATACCTTGTTTCAAGTTAACCCGATACAAATGACGCTCGACCACGCTGTTTTTACGACCGCTAAAATATACCCAGCCCGTGGCTTCATCGACAAATTCAAGCGCATCGACCGTCCAATCACCTTGGGTTAACTGTTTAAGTTGCTTACCTTGTAAGTCAAATAAGTACAGGTGATGAAAACCATCACGTTCAGAGCCCCAAATAAAGGCCGATTGTTGCTTGAGAAAGTGCAAGTCATTGTTTAGGTTAACCCAAGCGTTACTGTGTTCTTCGATCACCGTTGTTACTTGTTTCGGTTTGGTTATCGAAACTATGCGTAAGTCCAATGTTTGTTGATCGCGGCTTTGCCATTGAAATGACACCCGTTGACTGTCTGGCAACCAATCAACACGAGGTAAATACATGTCTTTTTGTTTGCCTAAATCAATCCAGTTTATGCTTCGATCTTTTAAGCTAACCACTCCCAACTCAATCTCAACGTTAGCTTTGCCAGCATAAGGGTAACGCTGCTCGGTTAATTTAATACCGTCGGCATAAATTTCATTACGGGTCACTAACTCAACACCCGTTTCATCGATTCGAGTAAAGGCAATAGCAGACTCATCGGGCGCCCACCAATATCCTGTCATGCGATCCATTTCTTCTTGGGCGACAAACTCTGCCATGGCATTTTTAATCGGCCCTTTACCATCGGTCGTTAACGCACTGACTTTGTGTGTGTCCAAGGCTAATATAAATAAATTTTGATCGCGTACAAACGACACAAAGTGGCCTTTAGGTGACAAACGCGCATCGGTGGCAAAGCCTGCTCCAATCGCTAATTCAACCACGTTATTCGTTGGAACATCAAATAAGTACAATTTACCCGCAGCCGGAATTAAAATATGTTGGCTGTCTTCAGACCAAAAATACTCCATGATCCCTTGGCCATAAATACGTTGGCGCTCACGGCGAGCTTTCTCTTCATCAGACAATTCCCCTGCGTCTAATTGTTCCGCATTAATCAACACGCTGCGCTTACCTGTCGCGATATCCATTTGCCATAAATCATAGAAATGCTGGTTATCAGCTCGACTCGATAAATAAGTCACCCGCTTACCATTAGGTGACAAGGCTAATCCACGAGGACTTGAACCTGCTAATGCCGGTGACGCATTAATACGCTCAATGGTCAGTGGCATATTATTACCTGGTATAGCAGTCAATGTCGCGGTGGTAGATGAGTTCATAATGCTGCCTTTAACGTTTGCTGTTACTGAAAAAACCGGGCTGGAAAAAAGAAGTGGCACGACAGATACTGCCGCTAAAGCATGATGCTTCCATGTTGTTGTCATTATTATTAATCCTTGGGCAATTCAATCCGCCCACATTTTGCCTTAATTTGCTCTAAAACCAAAACCCGACACAACAATCGCTGAAATTAGCGCTATTGTGGGGTATGATTTGCTGCATAATAATGTACAAAATCGACCTTAAACCTCACACATGTCATAGGAAATACCATGCAGACTTTGGCACAAACCCTTAGCGCACAATCCGTAAACTCGTCTTTAACCCAATTATTATTCACCTTAGCGGACACCTCAAAAGCCATTAGTGTTGCGGTTCGGCGCGGCGCCTTAGCAGGCGTTTTAGGCGCAACCGATCAAGAAAACGTTCAAGGCGAAACCCAGAAAAAACTGGATGTGATCACCAATGACATGCTTAAAAATGCTCTCAAAACCGATGGCCATGTTCGCGGTTTAGCCTCAGAAGAAGAGGATTACGTGGTTGAAGTTAATACTCAAGGTGAGTACCTAGTGTGTTTTGACCCGCTCGATGGCTCATCAAATATTGATATTAACTCATTAGTGGGCACCATTTTTTCAATCTTGCCAGCACCTACCGGTGCGCTAAATGAGCAAAGCTTTTTACAAGCTGGCCGTCAACAAGTGGCGGCGGGTTATGTATTATATGGCCCATCAACCATGATGGCGTTAACCACTGGCCAAGGCACCCAGTTTTATACTCTTGATCCCGACAGCCAAGAATTTTTACTCACCGATGATAACGTTCAAATCACCCCAGACACGGCTGAGTTTGCCATTAACATGTCAAACCAACGTTTTTGGGAAGCGCCAGTGCAAACCTACATTGCCGATTTATTACTCGGGGAAATAGGCCCACGCGAGCAATCATTTAACATGCGTTGGATTGCTGCAATGGTAGGTGATGTGCATCGTGTATTGTGCCGTGGTGGTATTTTTACCTATCCTACCGATAATAAAAATCCAGCCAGACCATTCAAATTGCGCTTAATGTACGAAGCTAACCCAATGGCATTGCTGGTTGAGCAAGCTGGCGGAAAAGCTTCAACGGGTTATGAAACGATTTTGGATATTCAGCCAACGGCAATCCACCAGCGTGTTGCGGTAATTTTAGGCAGCGCCAACGAAGTGGACACCTGCTTGAGCTACCACGGTATTGATTACAGCGAAGAGCCATCAATTGATTAATTAAGTATGTTATAGAAAAACCGCCTGTTGGCGGTTTTTTCATTTCTGCGCTGCAGTTGAACTCATTGATGATCTGACTGAAGCGAATAAACACAGTTAACCAAAATACAAATTTGAATCATTAGGCAAGAGTAAAGAAGCATTTCTTTACAATAACTTAAATACCCACTACGTTATTGAAAGGATATTAATAAAGGACTATAACGATGCCGCCCGCCAGATCATCGAATAAAAATAAATATATTGCGGCGTTTTTACTTTTACTGCTTATTAGCATGAGTGCTTATGCTTATCTGATGCCCACTAAAGCCCCAGCAATAGAAACTGGCACTATTTTAGTGCTTCCAGTGCAACTGGCAACAGGCAGCACAGACTCGCAATGGAATCCCTATGCCGCGATGGATGTGCTTATCAATCAGCTAAATGTCGGTGTTAGTTACCCATTACTGCAAACCGAAGATATTATCAATATCATCTCGCTTATCTCTAATGATCACTTGAGCCAAGCTGTCGATATTAAGCAATTAATGGCCGTCTCCGGCGCGGGATTAGTGATTGAATCCCGTATTACCAGCGCCAATAATCAATATCAATTAGCGTTTACATTACATCAGCAGCATAATACAGAAGCGGGCGTCGTTAACGCTTCAAGTATCGAGCAAGCTATATTAGCAACATCAAGCTTGATTACTCAGCAGCTCAATCCACAACACAATCCACAACACAACCCACAACACAATAAGACAGCAACTCAATACCATTCACGCTATAGTACACCGCTGTTGTTCAGTGCAATGACACAGCTACAACTTGGTGACACTAAGGCTGCTGAGCAGCACTTATCCAAGCTCATACACTCCACACCCGACAACTTAGTTGCCATGCGTCTACTGGCCAGCATCCAATTGCAGCAACATCAATATGAACAGCTTAATACCACATTGATAGCAGCAATCGACCAAGCTACACATCAGCAAGATGAGCGAGAGCTAGCCAGACTCAGATTGTTATTAGCGCAAAGCTACACCGAAACCGACAGGATAGAACAAGCATTAGGCGTACTTACCATTGCAAAAACCAATGCTGCTAAAGTGAAAGACTGGCTAACATTGGGCTATATTTCACAGCTTGCAGGCATGATAAACCAGCGCATAGGTCGTAATGATAAAGCCAGGGAGCAGTTTAAAAAAGCCATTGAATATCATCAAATGATGAACTATCCCATCGGGCAAACACAGGCGTTGAATGAATTGGCAGAACTTGAGGTGATTGAGTTCAACTACCCACAAGCTTACCGCTATATTAATCGCTCTTATGAACAAGTTGCTCATCGCGGTTTAGATCATTTAGAAAAGTCTACATTCAAGATTATGACCAAGATAGAAAATAAAATGCAGCATAGATAGCATCTACTATATTCGACACAACAGGTTCGTAAACATAAGACCTTAAACATAACACTTTAAACATAACACCTTAGACATAAAAATGGCCTGCTATGCAGGCCATTTTATTAATACAGCTAAACGAATCTTATACTTTCTCAGCTGCAATTTTTGCAGTCTCAAGCTGATGCGCTTGTTCAGTTTGATCGACAATGGTTAATACCGCAGTATCACCAACCACGTTACATGAGGTTAATACCATATCGATAATACGGTCTAGTGCAGCCACAATGACAAATGCCTCTACTGGTAAGCCTAATTGGTAAATCAGTACCCCAATCATCACCATACCACCACCAGGCACACCACCTGCACCCACTGACAATAAAAACACACTAAACAGTAACGACGGGATTTGATCATTGCTGATTGGCATACCAAAGGCGTTAGCCACAAAGAATATCGCAATAGTAATGTAAATCGACACCCCGCCCATGTTCATGGTTGCACCCAGTGGCACACCAAAACCAGCCACCGCTTGACTCACACCTAGCTTGTCAGTAAGGGTACGCATGGTTACCGGAATAGTGGCGTTTGAGCTAGCGGTAGACAATGAGAATAGTATTTGTTCTTGGGTTTTTTCTCTGAACGTTTTCGCTGAAATAGGGGTGAATAGGCTGACAGCAAATGGATATACGATAAAAATCCAAATCAATAATAGGGCTAAAATAAGCACTAAATATTCAACAACACTGACAAAAATTTCAGGTTCTAAGGTTGCACCTAATTTAAACATCAAGGCAAATACCCCGTATGGCGCTAAACTCATTACCACCGAAATTAAGCGCATCATGATTTTATTGGCAGTTTGAAACCCTTTTACCGCCCCCTCAACGGAATGCCCCAATGATTTGATCACGCCGCCTATTAATAGCGCCATAAAAATCACTTGCAGCATATTGCCAGAGGTGAAGGCTGAAAAAGGATTATTTGGCACTATACTGACAATTAACGACATTAAATCTGGCAGTTCTGTCGCGGTAATATCCAGCGAACCGCTGCTCGACATATCCACCCCTTTACCGGGTTCAAATACCATCGCGACGGTAAATGCAGCTAAAATGGCTATCATGGTATTGATAATATAAAAGCCAAAGGTTTTACCACCTAAACGGCCAAAGCTTTTTAAATCTTGTAACTCACACACACCGCAGACAATACTCACAAACACCAGTGGGACCACTAGCATCATGATCATATTGACAAACATAGTGCCGACACCACTTGCCAGACTCACTAATGTGCCACCAAAAAAAGCATTATCGGCTAATAAAAACTGCACAATACTGCCAAGCACAACCCCTAGAAATAGA from Shewanella psychromarinicola includes the following:
- a CDS encoding tetratricopeptide repeat protein encodes the protein MPPARSSNKNKYIAAFLLLLLISMSAYAYLMPTKAPAIETGTILVLPVQLATGSTDSQWNPYAAMDVLINQLNVGVSYPLLQTEDIINIISLISNDHLSQAVDIKQLMAVSGAGLVIESRITSANNQYQLAFTLHQQHNTEAGVVNASSIEQAILATSSLITQQLNPQHNPQHNPQHNKTATQYHSRYSTPLLFSAMTQLQLGDTKAAEQHLSKLIHSTPDNLVAMRLLASIQLQQHQYEQLNTTLIAAIDQATHQQDERELARLRLLLAQSYTETDRIEQALGVLTIAKTNAAKVKDWLTLGYISQLAGMINQRIGRNDKAREQFKKAIEYHQMMNYPIGQTQALNELAELEVIEFNYPQAYRYINRSYEQVAHRGLDHLEKSTFKIMTKIENKMQHR
- a CDS encoding dicarboxylate/amino acid:cation symporter, encoding MTKSLSARIFIGLFLGVVLGSIVQFLLADNAFFGGTLVSLASGVGTMFVNMIMMLVVPLVFVSIVCGVCELQDLKSFGRLGGKTFGFYIINTMIAILAAFTVAMVFEPGKGVDMSSSGSLDITATELPDLMSLIVSIVPNNPFSAFTSGNMLQVIFMALLIGGVIKSLGHSVEGAVKGFQTANKIMMRLISVVMSLAPYGVFALMFKLGATLEPEIFVSVVEYLVLILALLLIWIFIVYPFAVSLFTPISAKTFREKTQEQILFSLSTASSNATIPVTMRTLTDKLGVSQAVAGFGVPLGATMNMGGVSIYITIAIFFVANAFGMPISNDQIPSLLFSVFLLSVGAGGVPGGGMVMIGVLIYQLGLPVEAFVIVAALDRIIDMVLTSCNVVGDTAVLTIVDQTEQAHQLETAKIAAEKV